The bacterium genome includes a window with the following:
- a CDS encoding NAD(P)-dependent oxidoreductase — protein MITGGSGFLGLHMAHKLAEKGVGEITLVDIADADLDEYPPGTRLVIQDVRDLEGLRRVFGETGPELVVHGAAALPLWKKRDIYSTNVGGTDNVLTAAREAGVPRTVHVSSTAVYGVPKTHPIFENDRLIGVGHYGVSKIQAEEVVRRHREAGYPVPVVRPKTFIGTHRLGVFQILYDWIESGRRIPLIGDGSNLYQLLEVDDLCDAIWLCLTAELEKADDTFNVGAWNLRPIREDVRELCDFAGTGGRPVGFPPWLVKPALGFFRLINVSPLYRWVYGTADKDSYVSIDRIKEALGWEPRYSNAEALIRSYRWYLENKPEATAQAGVTHRTPWKQGVLGLFKRFM, from the coding sequence ATGATAACGGGAGGCTCCGGGTTCCTGGGCCTGCACATGGCCCACAAGCTCGCCGAAAAGGGTGTCGGGGAGATAACCCTGGTGGACATCGCCGACGCCGACCTCGACGAGTACCCGCCCGGTACGCGCCTGGTCATCCAGGACGTGCGGGACCTGGAGGGCCTGCGGCGCGTCTTCGGCGAGACCGGGCCGGAGCTGGTCGTCCACGGCGCCGCCGCGCTCCCCCTGTGGAAGAAGCGGGACATCTACTCGACCAACGTCGGGGGCACCGACAACGTCCTGACCGCGGCGCGCGAGGCCGGGGTGCCGCGCACGGTGCACGTCTCCTCCACGGCGGTCTACGGGGTGCCGAAGACGCATCCTATTTTCGAGAACGACCGGCTCATCGGCGTGGGGCACTACGGCGTCTCCAAGATTCAGGCCGAGGAGGTCGTCAGGCGGCACCGCGAGGCGGGCTACCCGGTCCCCGTCGTGAGGCCGAAAACCTTCATCGGCACGCACCGACTGGGCGTATTCCAGATACTCTACGACTGGATCGAGTCGGGCCGCCGGATACCGCTCATCGGCGACGGCTCCAACCTCTACCAGCTCCTCGAGGTGGATGACCTCTGCGACGCCATCTGGCTCTGCCTCACCGCCGAGTTGGAGAAGGCCGACGACACCTTCAACGTCGGGGCCTGGAACCTGCGGCCCATCCGCGAGGACGTGCGGGAGCTCTGCGATTTCGCCGGCACCGGCGGGCGGCCGGTCGGATTTCCGCCCTGGCTGGTCAAGCCCGCCCTCGGATTCTTCCGCCTGATAAACGTCTCACCGCTCTACCGCTGGGTCTACGGCACGGCCGATAAGGACTCCTACGTCTCCATAGACAGGATAAAGGAAGCTCTGGGCTGGGAGCCGCGCTACTCCAACGCCGAGGCGCTGATCCGCTCCTACCGATGGTATCTGGAGAACAAGCCCGAGGCGACGGCCCAGGCCGGGGTGACCCACCGCACGCCCTGGAAGCAGGGGGTGCTGGGGCTGTTCAAGCGTTTCATGTGA
- the prfB gene encoding peptide chain release factor 2 produces MICRRAWNAPVKPSATSGGAFDPEAKRKRLDELNRRMAEPGFWGDSQGAGRLTAEATRLTGELDRAERLKHELADLEELGGMARDEGDAGELASVAEELDKLADRALALTAQALLSGPYDDQDAIVELHPGAGGTESADWAEMLLRMYTRYFQLKGWKAELLEITAGDEAGIKSATLAVRGDLVFGHLRGEIGVHRLVRLSPYDANHRRHTSFAALYAYPDLDTDVEVEINPDDLRVDVFRSSGHGGQSVNTTDSAVRITHLLTGITVSCQNERSQKYNKESAMRVLRARLADHYRRERELEIADSKADKRDIAWGSQIRNYVLHPYRLVKDPRTGEETSNVDAVLDGDLDRFVEAYLRWSHGKEGKKNG; encoded by the coding sequence ATGATATGCAGGAGAGCCTGGAACGCGCCCGTCAAGCCGTCAGCGACCTCTGGGGGTGCCTTTGACCCGGAGGCCAAACGAAAGCGGCTGGATGAGCTGAACCGCCGCATGGCCGAGCCCGGCTTCTGGGGCGATTCTCAGGGGGCCGGCAGGCTCACCGCCGAGGCCACCCGCCTGACCGGGGAGCTCGACCGCGCCGAGCGGCTCAAACACGAGCTCGCCGACCTCGAGGAGCTGGGGGGGATGGCCCGGGACGAGGGCGACGCGGGCGAGCTGGCGTCCGTCGCCGAGGAGCTGGACAAGCTGGCCGACCGCGCGCTGGCCCTCACCGCCCAGGCGCTCCTCTCCGGCCCCTACGACGACCAGGACGCCATCGTCGAGCTGCACCCCGGCGCCGGCGGCACCGAGTCCGCCGACTGGGCCGAGATGCTCCTGCGCATGTACACCCGCTACTTCCAGCTCAAGGGCTGGAAAGCGGAGCTCCTGGAGATAACGGCCGGCGACGAGGCGGGCATCAAGTCGGCCACACTCGCCGTGCGCGGGGACCTCGTCTTCGGACACCTGCGGGGCGAAATCGGCGTCCACCGCCTGGTGCGGCTCTCCCCCTACGACGCCAACCACCGCCGCCACACGTCCTTCGCCGCTCTCTACGCCTACCCCGACCTGGACACCGATGTCGAGGTCGAAATAAACCCCGACGACCTGCGCGTGGACGTCTTCCGCTCCTCGGGCCACGGGGGGCAGTCGGTCAACACCACCGACTCCGCCGTGCGCATCACGCACCTGCTCACCGGCATCACGGTGAGCTGCCAGAACGAGCGCAGCCAGAAGTACAACAAGGAATCCGCCATGCGGGTGCTGCGGGCGCGGCTGGCCGACCACTACCGCCGCGAGCGCGAGCTGGAGATTGCCGACTCCAAGGCCGACAAGCGCGACATCGCCTGGGGCTCGCAGATTCGCAACTACGTCCTGCACCCCTACCGGCTGGTGAAGGACCCGCGCACCGGCGAGGAGACCTCGAACGTGGACGCCGTGCTGGACGGGGACCTGGACCGCTTCGTGGAGGCGTACCTGCGCTGGAGCCACGGGAAGGAAGGGAAGAAAAATGGCTAG